TACTCCAAGTTCTTATGATCCgttagaacttggactggcaATTCAGATCCTTCTAGcaaatggcgccattctttaaatgcTCTAATGACCGCCaacaattccttgtcaaagatatcGTAATTTTTTTTGGCAGGGGATAAGGATTTGGACAGATAGGCTACTGGAGCCAATTTCCCTTCAGAGTTGCGTTGGGATAGTATggctcctgttgcatagTCTGATGCGTTGCATTCCACATAGAATTGCCTTGTGGTATCCGGTTGTAGGAGCAATGGTGCTGACGTAAGACATTTTTTCAAACCCTCAAAAGACTGTTGTTCTGCCaagtcccatttccaaacactatctttcttgagcaagttgtacaagggttgtgccatattgccaaagttggggatgaatcgTCTATaaaagttcacaaatcctaagaattcctggacatttttgacattcttaggtgttgaccaatCCATTGCGTCTGTGACTTTAGACTGATCAACTTCTATGCCAGACTCTGATATGATGAACCCTAGGTAATCAATTTttttgacgtggaaatggcattttttGATGTTGCAGAAGAGATCATTGTCCTGTAGCCTCTTTAGTACTTCGCGCACATGGGCCTTGTGATCTCTTTCATTTGAGGAGAATACTaaaatgttgtccaggtAGATAATGACATAGACATCCAAAAGGTCTCGGAATATttcattcatcatgtcttgAAAAACCGCCGGTGCATTTGTTAacccaaaaggcatgaccaagtactcaaataatccgtattttgtcttgaaggctgttttccatttgtcaccttctttgatttggactAAATTGTACCCTGCTTTAAGATCGAATTtactaaagatcttggcgcctTGTAACTTCTCAATAAGATTCTGTGGCAAAGGTAAAGGGTAcacattcttcttggtcatgctatttaagcgccggtagtccacacacatgcgtaacTTTCCATTCTTTTTCTTGACAAATAAGATTGGAGAAGCCATAGGAGACTTTGAGGGTTGAATCAATCTGGCCTTGAGTTGCTTTTCAATAGTTTCCTTGAGTTCTGCATCCTCCCTTGGACCTAGGCTATAAATGGGGCCATGTTGGGGTTTTGCGTCAGGGAGCAACTTGATAGCAATATCATAAGGTCAATGGGGCGGTAATTTGGATGATTCCTCTTCTGAAAAGACTTTAGAGAATTCTTGGTAGGGAGTggggatttcttctactgctttgagttctaaAACAGCAGGTGCGGGTAGACAATTATTGGAACAGTATAATGAATTAAAGacaagtgtatgtttttcccatgatATTTGGGGGTTATGCTTTTTTagccatgacattcctaaaactaaCTGATGGTTGCCAATGTTTGAAATATGGCATTCTAGTTCTTTGGTATGGTTACCAATAGTGCATTTGAAACAAGTgaaatgagtgatttggccggaatcaatttctcggccatcaataacgcggAGTTttttaggaattggatgaaggTAGGTGGGAAGTCGATAGGTTTCTACCAAAAGAGGGTGTATGAAGCACAACGTAGCTCCAGaatcaatcatggcttttccttgaaagggtttagccaaaaagctggatttttgggttttaggagattcacacggatttgcaataaacaacgcatatatttgagaggAATTACATAATGAGAATATTTCAAGATTATCGTTTACATGGTGCAAATCCGcgagcatacagccaagtgccttactccttagtcggccttggcttttccttttcccaactcctcTTCATCAGAGACAACTTCGATTcaattttcttctttaggcctttcccaagaccattcaacattagccacatgtccagacatgggcttagaGGGGCAATTGCGTGCAAAGTGGCCTTTACCGCCGCATACATGACAGGTGAGATTTGCAAAGCCCCTTCCATCAAGGTccatggggcctgggcccttAGAATTTGAAGCTAAAACAGGGACAGGGGCAATAATAGGCTTTACTGGGGCAGCGGCAGCAGGGCGCTCATCCTTTTTTAAAGATGGGAAGGGAATCATAGTATCCTTTGTTTCCCCATTCCATCTAACATTTGGCATGTTGCCGGAGGTTGTTTGAACAATGGAAGTgatagcgcctttcttggcgcgaTGAGTGGTGGGATCAATCATGTAAACATTGTCCCCAACATTAAGACAAGTACAAATGGGAGTGGGGTtggaagtggaagtgggggTAGCAGAGGAAGGGGCGCAAATAGTGGAGACCGACGGATTGGACAGGCGAGTGGATTTGATATGATTTGCAATCTCTTCTGCCTTATCATAAACTTGTTGAGCTGTGGCGTgacgccattggaacatggtggagagcatgatgtccttgatgTCATTTTTGAGGCCATCGTAGTATTTGTCACGCAAGGTTTCATTGCTATAGCCCAAGGATACAGAGTATTGTTGGAATTCTCAAGTGTATTCTTGTACTGAAGCCTTCTGTCGCAAattgttccatttttggcgATATTTTTCATCACAATTGGTGTCCACATAATGTTTGGTGAATTTGGCCCAAAATACATCAATATCTTCTAATAAGGGGACCGCTTCACCCCTAAATACCTTCCTTTCTTATATGGGCAAACCCAGTCTTCAGCCGCTCCCTCAAAGTATGATGTAACCCATAAAAATTTTTCTTCATGGGATTGGTTGGCCccttttgcccttatataAGCCTGACAGGTGATAATGAAATTTAGGGCGTCTTCCTTTTTGCCACCAAATTTGTTTGGTTTAGCAAATTTTAGATCGGAGGAAGATGTTGCGGGGGCAGGAGGGATGTTTGTGGCTGTACTGGTGCCAGCAGGcggaggtgggggaggagggCCTGTAGATCGAGAGGGAGATAGATGGATAagctgatcttgcacagcctgAATAGAAGTAGCggctccttggatttgggtTGAGTAGAAGATATGTTGATTTCGTGATTGGTCTCAATGTTCTTCGAGTTCAGCCCTTAGTAACGctatttgatcatgttgcGCTTCATAAGCGCCTTGTAATTGCAAGAACTCTTTTTTTAGaacaatcatattttgggCAACCATGTTTAATAATTCACAATCAGACATATGTTCAAAAGACATGGGGGAATATACATGtggcggcacagccgcaggagcaggagtatgtGTTTGAGAAGAAGGGGCAGACCACCCCAATTGGATTTGAGAGGGAGTCAAATCAGTCTCTCCCATCtcgcccaaaccaggcattgtcatgtgagactgcaaaaaactcatattcctcGTAATAATGGATTCTCCCTtttccgtcttgggtgatGTCTTGGATGGAACAATGGAAATTGTCCAATTCTAATTTTTTCTCAACTAATAATCTATCTTTTTCCTTGATAagcctttcttgctcttcaatagtGAGAGCTAAGTCGCAATTGTGGGCTTCAAGGTTAGAGATAAGAtttttttgttcttgaagatcAGCCTTGTAGATGTTGTTGAGGCGCTCAGCAAAGGATTTGTGACGCTTGATATGGGCAATGGTTTGGAGTAGCCCGGGTTCTTCAATGCAAGCAATATGTTCTTTGAGATTGTTGATACGACCCACTAATATATGGTCAATATCGTTGAGAGTTTTTTCAAGATAGAGATAACGGGTGACAACGGAATagggccaaaagatggcaaaaaggatAAGGTCtagaaaatcaaacactagaGTGCGTTCCCAATACAAATTGGTACTCAATCAGATAGATAAAACGGTTTTATAGCGCTaaactactaactgtttgctttcctactagcgttagactatccttatactaatatcaacagctgtgtacgAGCGTGATGATTAgtcaggtttttagtaagcggaaggttggctgactaacagcatATGGCTAAGGGTGCGGACACCTTGGTATGCAGACgattgctggcaaagggctatcccgcAACCGTACTGGTactcgtattcctgtctttgattatgacacaggggctacaatgtgataCCGTTTTGggttttggtgcttatctaagcgcagttcttgtttgttgacaagagtacgagtaagaaagacttgacctagtgtcacgactaagctcggacctatgatacaagtaggtttaaagtccgtggccctatcaccaatggactatgagaacaagaggggcgacaaaggcccagggggtatgatgtagggtagagggcaacaaaggcctggtgagtgatgcttaagtaaagtgcactaggctcaacaagggagcagggcaatgggtaggtaagaacttaggtgaattgacaaagaggtcaagtcttgctgtttagcggcgacttgacctggcttatatacatggagaaagccacatcaaaaacaacagtactaaatagtgagtcatttacaatttcacatcatatatcaaatatcatgtgatcttgatgagtcataaatatataccagaaaaggaaactatctcggaaaaaaggtagaaaatagtataaaatcatgtcatgccaatgaaggtcatgacaggaACAGGtcattcataaagtgttggaaggctgcaggggcatttgtcaggccaaagggcattacTAGGTATTTGAACAACCCATGTTTGGTCCTAAAagcagtcttccatttgtcaccttccttaatCTGGatgttattgtaaccccaacgTAAATCCAGTTTAGTGAACATTTTTGCGCGCCTGATTTTAGCCATTAGGTCATCCTGCCTTGGTAATgg
The window above is part of the Rhizoctonia solani chromosome 7, complete sequence genome. Proteins encoded here:
- a CDS encoding Retrotransposable element Tf2 protein — encoded protein: MTMPGLGEMGETDLTPSQIQLGWSAPSSQTHTPAPAAVPPHVYSPMSFEHMSDYQSRNQHIFYSTQIQGAATSIQAVQDQLIHLSPSRSTGPPPPPPPAGTSTATNIPPAPATSSSDLKFAKPNKFGGKKEDALNFIITCQAYIRAKGANQSHEEKFLWVTSYFEGAAEDWKILMYFGPNSPNIMWTPIVMKNIAKNGTICDRRLHNETLRDKYYDGLKNDIKDIMLSTMFQWRHATAQQVYDKAEEIANHIKSTRLSNPSVSTICAPSSATPTSTSNPTPICTCLNVGDNVYMIDPTTHRAKKGAITSIVQTTSGNMPNVRWNGETKDTMIPFPSLKKDERPAAAAPVKPIIAPVPVLASNSKGPGPMDLDGRGFANLTCHLLPDAKPQHGPIYSLGPREDAELKETIEKQLKARLIQPSKSPMASPILFVKKKNGKLRMCVDYRRLNSMTKKNVYPLPLPQNLIEKLQGAKIFSKFDLKAGYNLVQIKEGDKWKTAFKTKYGLFEYLVMPFGLTNAPAVFQDMMNEIFRDLLDVYVIIYLDNILVFSSNERDHKAHVREVLKRLQDNDLFCNIKKCHFHVKKIDYLGFIISESGIEVDQSKVTDAMDWSTPKNVKNVQEFLGFVNFYRRFIPNFGNMAQPLYNLLKKDSVWKWDLAEQQSFEGLKKCLTSAPLLLQPDTTRQFYVECNASDYATGAILSQRNSEGKLAPVAYLSKSLSPAKKNYDIFDKELLAVIRAFKEWRHLLEGSELPVQVLTDHKNLEYFSTSQSLNKRQIRWANFLVDYNFQIIYRPGAQNKKADILSRRYNLVPLEGGVENQVLLKPELFIASITPDQEINDLIGEAIYKDDCLKEILHKLQNKEKVLDWELREGLLWFQGKIFVPKDDTIRNLILESRHDALAAGHPGQARTLELVSRSYYWPSLKKFVNSYVSHCKTCIRSKPTNQLPVGLLKPLQIPERPWEDIAYDMIVGLPVSEGFDAILTVID
- a CDS encoding Reverse transcriptase (RNA-dependent DNA polymerase); protein product: MFVKKADGSLRLVVDYRKLNNVTHKNVYPLPRQDDLMAKIRRAKMFTKLDLRWGYNNIQIKEGDKWKTAFRTKHGLFKYLVMPFGLTNAPAAFQHFMNDLFLS